The following are encoded in a window of Saccharothrix longispora genomic DNA:
- a CDS encoding MurR/RpiR family transcriptional regulator, translating to MTDRAAADGFEEWLRGRVPERGLRPKAAALLEVLLSQPRRASFGSTAELAQLAGVNVATVTRTAQALGFAGWPALQQELRARYLSSLSAPQVAAEHHGVGSPGSASVRRDLDGLALLHRRLDEGVVVTIAHAVAKARRTVVIASGSYAAVGIAFAHNARLAGYDVVAVSANDADLANAVAFTGPDDVLIAISFWRLYESTVLAANEARSRGARVFAVTDAASPALAAAAEAMLMVPAEGVAFFPSLTAGMAVAQAVVAQLAAVDPARTAASIEAAEAMWAKFGLLHRRPSQSPNAQ from the coding sequence ATGACGGACCGTGCTGCCGCCGACGGCTTCGAGGAGTGGCTGCGCGGACGCGTGCCCGAACGCGGCCTGCGACCCAAGGCCGCCGCGCTGCTGGAGGTGCTGCTGTCGCAGCCCAGGCGGGCGTCGTTCGGCTCGACCGCCGAACTGGCGCAGCTCGCCGGGGTGAACGTGGCGACGGTGACGCGCACCGCGCAGGCCCTCGGCTTCGCCGGCTGGCCCGCGCTCCAGCAGGAGCTGCGCGCCCGGTACCTGTCCTCCCTGAGCGCGCCCCAGGTGGCCGCCGAGCACCACGGCGTCGGCTCGCCCGGGTCGGCGTCGGTGCGCCGCGACCTCGACGGGCTCGCCCTGCTGCACCGGCGGCTCGACGAGGGCGTGGTCGTCACCATCGCGCACGCCGTGGCGAAAGCCCGGCGCACCGTGGTGATCGCCTCGGGCAGCTACGCGGCGGTGGGCATCGCGTTCGCGCACAACGCGCGGCTGGCCGGGTACGACGTGGTGGCGGTGTCCGCGAACGACGCCGACCTGGCCAACGCGGTCGCGTTCACCGGCCCCGACGACGTGCTGATCGCGATCAGCTTCTGGCGGCTGTACGAGAGCACTGTCCTCGCGGCCAACGAGGCCCGCTCGCGCGGCGCGCGGGTGTTCGCGGTGACCGACGCGGCCAGTCCCGCCCTCGCCGCGGCGGCCGAGGCGATGCTGATGGTGCCCGCCGAAGGCGTCGCGTTCTTCCCGTCCCTGACCGCGGGCATGGCCGTCGCGCAGGCCGTGGTCGCCCAACTGGCCGCCGTGGACCCCGCCCGCACCGCCGCGTCCATCGAGGCGGCCGAGGCGATGTGGGCCAAGTTCGGCCTCCTGCACCGCCGGCCGAGCCAGTCGCCGAACGCCCAGTAG
- a CDS encoding preATP grasp domain-containing protein, with amino-acid sequence MPKLMFANSTSRAMAARWDDVPDDAKDSYRFLANRMLWSMDEGDVAIIPGRVSDAWLSYVAGLLGLASPPTVLSLRDYPGDGWYSGGRPQLVEDLRRLMAGSGAAEPWRLECYIHDRDIAGWERLLGIGAEESVRFAQGTAELVNSKSVFRSMATAFGIPVAEGRVVDRGPELVDCVSELLARTGAVIVKQDVNAGGDGNILLTTVEGGKEAGAHYVVHLAATDREAVAAALGPFGLTDLPDLPAGAGPAHNVVEVYHESVRELSADVFVPQTGAPTLMSYSDLRMAETWKGSTYPPQDLTPRLHAHLGAYMQQVAILAQQLGYHGPMNIDAIVTTSGELLFNEFNGRVGGTTGIDTIGRRLLGEDYLDHHVLTSQIDVPAPACDVLTKVLDDHGLLFTRGSDRGVIIYNDTTEDTGTVEYVVVGRGWDETSRSEEQLRRLLDEL; translated from the coding sequence TTGCCAAAGTTGATGTTCGCCAATTCGACCAGCCGTGCGATGGCGGCCCGGTGGGATGACGTCCCGGATGACGCGAAGGACTCCTACCGCTTCCTCGCCAACCGGATGCTGTGGTCGATGGACGAGGGCGACGTCGCGATCATCCCGGGCAGGGTCAGTGACGCGTGGCTGTCGTACGTCGCCGGGCTGCTCGGCCTCGCGTCGCCTCCCACCGTGCTCTCCTTGCGCGACTACCCCGGTGACGGGTGGTATTCCGGTGGGCGCCCCCAGCTGGTCGAGGACCTGCGCCGCCTCATGGCCGGGAGCGGCGCCGCGGAACCGTGGCGCCTGGAGTGCTACATCCACGACCGGGACATCGCCGGTTGGGAGCGCCTGCTCGGCATCGGCGCGGAGGAGTCCGTGCGCTTCGCGCAGGGGACCGCGGAACTCGTCAACTCCAAGTCGGTCTTCCGGTCGATGGCGACGGCCTTCGGAATCCCGGTCGCGGAGGGGCGCGTGGTGGATCGCGGCCCCGAGCTGGTCGACTGCGTGTCGGAACTGCTCGCCCGCACCGGGGCCGTCATCGTCAAGCAGGACGTGAACGCCGGCGGGGACGGCAACATCCTGCTGACCACGGTCGAGGGGGGCAAGGAGGCCGGCGCCCACTACGTGGTGCACCTGGCCGCGACGGACCGCGAGGCGGTGGCGGCGGCGCTCGGGCCGTTCGGCCTCACGGACCTGCCCGACCTGCCGGCCGGCGCCGGTCCCGCGCACAACGTCGTCGAGGTCTACCACGAGTCGGTCCGCGAGCTGTCCGCCGACGTGTTCGTGCCGCAGACCGGCGCCCCGACGCTGATGAGCTACAGCGACCTGCGCATGGCGGAGACGTGGAAGGGCAGCACCTACCCGCCGCAGGACCTCACGCCCAGGCTGCACGCGCACCTGGGCGCGTACATGCAGCAGGTCGCGATCCTCGCGCAGCAGCTCGGCTACCACGGGCCGATGAACATCGACGCGATCGTCACCACGTCGGGCGAACTGCTGTTCAACGAGTTCAACGGGCGGGTCGGCGGCACGACCGGCATCGACACCATCGGGCGGCGGCTGCTGGGTGAGGACTACCTCGACCACCACGTCCTCACCTCGCAGATCGACGTGCCCGCGCCCGCGTGCGACGTCCTCACGAAGGTCCTGGACGACCACGGGCTGCTGTTCACGCGGGGATCGGACCGCGGCGTGATCATCTACAACGACACCACCGAGGACACGGGCACGGTCGAGTACGTGGTGGTCGGCCGCGGGTGGGACGAGACGTCCCGCAGCGAGGAGCAGCTCAGGAGGCTCCTGGACGAGCTCTGA
- a CDS encoding 2OG-Fe dioxygenase family protein has protein sequence MLSWNPVRAAWKKRPPVAPAKLVTSQGACRRGPFAGSVKVVEYDSVMSDVMDVRAEYIHARWTFVDGARMVSLLSSLGATDEDFERLKLVSDRLETDPTLPFRRSRNGRICLDAQTRRGYRLESQPFILSRKEDFVRHDSETLRRFDEVQDDLQSNTALQAMLIFKFLVIHGVDIARRPHLDYGRAEWICTLFNLRTLTTPDLLGEPALEGVHSDGVDHTMTTFLSSRNMTADSAETILHDMSEVNGRRWHETNPELVKGRARHRDFLDTLMVVDHEYKHSVSPVYPIDDAESAVRDMLIFFTRKPAVEGHVSFRYDSTTPHRTLPMSFDIPAVPPRIGTDGLIGVTQ, from the coding sequence GTGCTCTCGTGGAACCCGGTGAGGGCAGCTTGGAAGAAGCGCCCGCCGGTCGCTCCTGCCAAGTTGGTTACGTCGCAGGGCGCTTGCCGGCGAGGGCCGTTCGCGGGGAGTGTGAAGGTCGTGGAATACGATTCCGTCATGTCCGACGTCATGGATGTCAGAGCCGAGTACATCCATGCCCGATGGACGTTCGTCGACGGGGCGAGAATGGTTTCGCTGCTGAGCTCCCTCGGCGCGACGGACGAGGATTTCGAGCGGCTGAAGCTGGTGAGCGACCGGTTGGAAACGGACCCCACGCTGCCTTTCCGCAGGAGCAGGAACGGGCGGATCTGCCTGGACGCGCAGACGCGGCGCGGATACCGGCTGGAATCACAGCCCTTCATCCTCTCCCGCAAGGAGGACTTCGTCCGGCACGACTCGGAGACGCTGCGCAGGTTCGACGAGGTGCAGGACGACCTGCAGTCGAACACCGCGCTGCAGGCGATGCTCATCTTCAAGTTCCTGGTCATCCACGGCGTGGACATAGCGCGGCGGCCGCACCTGGACTACGGGCGCGCCGAGTGGATCTGCACCCTGTTCAACCTCAGGACCCTCACGACCCCGGACCTGCTGGGCGAACCGGCGCTGGAGGGCGTGCACTCCGACGGGGTGGACCACACGATGACCACGTTCCTCTCCTCGCGCAACATGACCGCCGACAGCGCGGAGACCATCCTCCACGACATGAGCGAGGTCAACGGCCGGCGGTGGCACGAGACGAATCCCGAATTGGTCAAGGGAAGGGCGCGGCACCGCGACTTCCTGGACACCTTGATGGTCGTCGACCACGAGTACAAGCACAGCGTCTCGCCGGTCTACCCGATCGACGACGCGGAGTCGGCCGTCCGGGACATGCTCATCTTCTTCACCAGGAAGCCCGCCGTGGAGGGACACGTTTCCTTCCGGTACGACTCGACCACCCCGCACCGGACCCTGCCCATGTCGTTCGACATTCCCGCGGTCCCACCCCGGATCGGCACCGACGGACTGATCGGAGTGACACAGTGA
- a CDS encoding GFA family protein has product MTHDAPSPAETVERVWYDGSCHCGGVKFSAAASRNLTITLCNCGICYRHGHQELMVPEERFTLHEGQQFLKPYRFGDRVADHTFCAVCGVLPFYRPRSHPTGYFSVNARCLDLGPAEHIEFVEFDGQNWEASIAAGKHVLTE; this is encoded by the coding sequence GTGACGCACGACGCGCCCTCACCCGCCGAGACCGTCGAGCGCGTGTGGTACGACGGCAGCTGCCACTGCGGAGGGGTGAAGTTCTCCGCGGCGGCCAGCCGGAACCTGACCATCACGCTGTGCAATTGCGGCATCTGCTACCGGCACGGCCACCAGGAACTCATGGTCCCGGAGGAGCGGTTCACGCTGCACGAGGGACAGCAGTTCCTCAAGCCCTACCGGTTCGGTGACCGCGTGGCGGACCACACCTTCTGCGCGGTCTGCGGTGTCCTGCCGTTCTACCGCCCCCGGTCGCACCCGACCGGTTACTTCAGCGTCAACGCGCGCTGCCTCGACCTCGGTCCCGCGGAGCACATCGAGTTCGTGGAATTCGACGGTCAGAACTGGGAGGCGAGCATCGCCGCCGGGAAACACGTGCTGACGGAGTAG
- a CDS encoding MalY/PatB family protein, which produces MWRGSDGITVDSLRERGGLKWDTAGPGRLAACVAEMDFGTAPEVAEALHDAVNRNQVGYLTPRLAARLAEACAAWQHDRYGWDVSPADVRPLPDVIRALHIAVECFSRPGSAVIVPVPAYTPFLVVPRLLGRRVIQIGMVESGGHYGYDLDALDRAFAAGGNLLVLCNPHNPLGAVAERGELLAIAEVVERHRGRVFSDEVHAPLVYRGHRHVPYATTCDAAAGHAITATSTSKAWNVAGLKCAQLLTGNDADRKRWGELGRLHTDGTATLGVLAATTAYLTGGPWLDAVLAQLDRNRHLLAELLDSHLPKVRYTPPEGTYLGWLDLRDHPRSADIVERAQVTVLDGAEFGPPGVGFLRLNFATTPAILAEIVQRLAHAAGAADPVRSPAHGKPVH; this is translated from the coding sequence GTGTGGAGAGGTTCCGACGGCATCACGGTCGATTCGCTGCGCGAGCGCGGTGGGCTCAAGTGGGACACGGCCGGGCCGGGCAGGCTGGCGGCGTGCGTCGCCGAAATGGACTTCGGGACCGCTCCCGAGGTCGCGGAGGCGTTGCACGACGCGGTGAACCGGAACCAGGTCGGTTACCTGACGCCCCGGCTGGCGGCGCGGCTGGCCGAGGCGTGCGCGGCCTGGCAGCACGACAGGTACGGGTGGGACGTGTCACCGGCGGACGTGCGGCCGTTGCCGGACGTCATCCGCGCCCTGCACATCGCCGTCGAGTGCTTCTCCCGACCCGGCTCCGCCGTCATCGTGCCGGTGCCCGCGTACACACCCTTCCTGGTCGTGCCCCGCCTGCTCGGTCGGCGCGTCATCCAGATCGGGATGGTCGAGTCCGGGGGGCACTACGGCTACGACCTGGACGCGCTCGACCGCGCCTTCGCGGCGGGCGGGAACCTGCTCGTCCTCTGCAACCCCCACAACCCCCTCGGCGCGGTCGCGGAGCGCGGCGAACTGCTGGCCATCGCCGAGGTCGTCGAACGCCACCGCGGCCGGGTGTTCTCCGACGAGGTCCACGCGCCCCTCGTCTACCGGGGGCACCGCCACGTCCCGTACGCGACCACCTGCGACGCGGCGGCGGGGCACGCGATCACGGCCACGTCGACGTCGAAGGCGTGGAACGTGGCGGGCCTGAAGTGCGCCCAACTGCTGACCGGCAACGATGCCGACCGGAAGCGGTGGGGCGAACTCGGGCGACTGCACACCGACGGCACCGCCACACTGGGCGTCCTGGCCGCCACGACCGCGTACCTGACCGGCGGCCCGTGGCTCGACGCGGTGCTCGCTCAGCTCGACCGGAATCGCCACCTGCTGGCCGAGCTGCTCGACTCGCACCTGCCGAAGGTCCGCTACACCCCGCCCGAAGGCACCTACCTCGGCTGGCTCGACCTCCGCGACCACCCGCGGTCCGCGGACATCGTCGAACGCGCGCAGGTGACCGTGCTGGACGGCGCCGAGTTCGGCCCGCCCGGCGTGGGTTTCCTCAGGCTCAACTTCGCCACGACCCCCGCTATCCTCGCCGAAATCGTGCAACGGCTGGCACACGCGGCCGGGGCGGCGGACCCGGTCCGGTCGCCGGCTCACGGGAAGCCAGTCCACTGA
- a CDS encoding MFS transporter yields the protein MTVDVQGRDRRADDLLRSHRGFRLLFAADAISRTGSQVTLVALPLVAVLVLHASAQQVGLLVASSTIAFLVVALPAGVWVDRLPQRPVMVAAELIRALALASVPVTALFGVLSLVQLYVVALVIGFGNVFFDVAQQSYVSRLLGKDRLQAAFSKLEVTGNGSLLVGSSAGGVLVQLITSSGAVAFNAACHLVSAGLLGRIRPREPEVLRLGERPRLRREITTGMRYVMGQPILRRVVVHGMIALLFEYALLTVQPLLLVGTLGLQPAVYGLVTAAVAVGGVVGSVLANRVISKLGIARTLWLPFVVTFPLLLVMPLVGGGWLVALYPLGYAAYIGGSAVQNVAQLTYRQAICPPELHGRMNSTMRFLMWGMMPVGGLLGGFLAQAVGDRNALWVCVVGMLASVLPMLGKSVFQLPRDAGIDQGR from the coding sequence ATGACCGTGGACGTGCAGGGGCGCGACCGGCGAGCCGACGACTTGCTCCGCTCCCACCGGGGTTTCCGCCTGCTGTTCGCCGCCGATGCGATCAGCCGCACCGGTAGCCAGGTCACGCTCGTCGCGCTGCCGCTGGTCGCGGTGCTCGTGCTGCACGCCTCCGCCCAGCAGGTGGGACTCCTGGTGGCGTCGAGCACGATCGCCTTCCTCGTCGTCGCGCTGCCCGCCGGGGTCTGGGTGGACCGGCTACCGCAGCGGCCGGTGATGGTGGCCGCCGAGCTGATCCGCGCGCTGGCGCTCGCGTCGGTGCCGGTGACAGCGCTGTTCGGGGTGCTCAGCCTCGTGCAGCTGTACGTGGTCGCCCTGGTGATCGGTTTCGGCAACGTCTTCTTCGACGTGGCCCAGCAGAGCTACGTCTCGCGCCTGCTGGGGAAGGACCGCTTGCAGGCCGCCTTCAGCAAGCTGGAGGTGACGGGGAACGGGAGCCTGCTGGTCGGGTCGTCCGCGGGAGGGGTGCTGGTCCAACTGATCACCTCCTCGGGCGCGGTGGCGTTCAACGCGGCCTGCCACCTGGTTTCCGCCGGGCTGCTCGGCAGGATCCGACCGCGCGAACCGGAGGTCCTGCGGCTCGGTGAGCGGCCCCGACTGCGCCGGGAGATCACCACCGGGATGCGTTACGTCATGGGCCAGCCGATCCTCCGGCGCGTCGTGGTCCACGGCATGATCGCCTTGTTGTTCGAGTACGCGCTGCTCACCGTCCAGCCGCTGCTGCTGGTGGGCACGCTCGGCCTGCAACCCGCGGTCTACGGCCTGGTGACCGCGGCCGTCGCGGTCGGCGGGGTCGTCGGGAGCGTGCTCGCCAACCGCGTCATCTCGAAGCTCGGGATAGCCCGCACGCTGTGGCTGCCGTTCGTCGTGACGTTCCCGCTGCTCCTGGTCATGCCGCTGGTGGGCGGTGGTTGGCTGGTGGCGCTCTACCCCCTCGGCTACGCCGCCTACATCGGTGGCAGCGCCGTCCAGAACGTCGCGCAGCTCACCTACCGCCAAGCCATCTGCCCGCCCGAATTGCACGGCCGGATGAACTCCACCATGCGGTTCCTGATGTGGGGCATGATGCCGGTCGGCGGGTTGCTCGGGGGCTTTCTGGCCCAGGCCGTCGGAGACCGCAACGCCCTCTGGGTGTGCGTCGTCGGGATGCTGGCCAGCGTCCTGCCCATGCTCGGGAAATCGGTTTTCCAGCTGCCCAGGGATGCGGGCATCGACCAGGGACGATGA
- a CDS encoding HNH endonuclease signature motif containing protein: MDVSPALLSDDGVFAAIAETEAVLRALHLRRLRLLAEVLRRGLDTDTYRRLVRADPREVKRWTAQVTLFLPSTSPTGQPLPPLHPVTGAVLEELSDGHLTELARAISLHLPDGSEEILVEAARSVEPKAVRQLADRIRDRVEQDRADEVDEPAADPGDTLHLRDLPGGRLEFFGELSAESGARFTALLEPLSTPRPDGPRDAARRRGEAFADLIHLASRSTDLPSEAGERPHISVTIEHDTLRRGVGHALLDGDRHLSAAQARRIACDAKIVPVVLGGDSEVLDLGRAKRTVSVAQRRALHARDRGCAFPGCHRPPKWCDAHHVRHWADGGTTDLHNLVLLCRTHHSLIHHSQWHITTTGGTPTFIPPRHIDPAQRPRQNLLHRPPTPVAA, encoded by the coding sequence ATGGACGTGTCGCCCGCACTGCTCTCCGACGATGGTGTGTTCGCCGCCATCGCCGAGACCGAGGCCGTGCTGCGCGCACTGCACCTGCGGCGGTTGCGGTTGCTGGCCGAGGTGCTGCGGCGCGGGCTCGACACCGACACCTACCGGCGTCTGGTGCGCGCCGACCCGCGGGAGGTGAAGCGGTGGACGGCGCAGGTGACCCTGTTCCTGCCCTCCACCAGCCCCACCGGCCAACCACTCCCACCCCTGCACCCCGTGACGGGTGCGGTGTTGGAGGAACTCTCCGACGGGCACCTCACCGAATTGGCTCGGGCCATCTCGTTGCACCTTCCGGACGGGTCGGAGGAAATCCTCGTCGAGGCGGCGCGATCGGTGGAACCGAAAGCGGTGCGGCAACTCGCCGACCGGATTCGCGACCGCGTCGAACAGGACCGGGCGGACGAGGTGGACGAACCCGCCGCCGATCCCGGTGACACACTGCACCTGCGCGACCTGCCCGGCGGACGACTCGAATTCTTCGGAGAACTGTCCGCCGAGAGCGGGGCGCGGTTCACCGCACTGCTCGAACCACTCTCCACACCACGCCCGGACGGCCCCCGCGACGCGGCACGACGCAGGGGCGAGGCGTTCGCCGACCTGATCCACCTCGCCTCACGCTCCACCGACCTGCCGTCAGAGGCCGGAGAGCGACCGCACATCAGCGTCACCATCGAGCACGACACCCTCCGCCGGGGCGTCGGGCACGCCTTGTTGGACGGCGACCGGCACCTCAGCGCGGCCCAAGCCCGCCGCATCGCCTGCGACGCCAAAATCGTCCCCGTGGTACTGGGCGGCGACTCCGAAGTACTCGACCTGGGACGCGCCAAACGAACCGTGAGCGTCGCCCAACGCCGGGCGCTGCACGCCCGCGACCGGGGCTGCGCCTTCCCCGGCTGTCACCGACCACCCAAGTGGTGCGACGCCCACCACGTACGACACTGGGCCGACGGCGGCACCACCGACCTGCACAACCTCGTCCTGCTCTGCCGCACCCACCACAGCCTCATCCACCACTCGCAGTGGCACATCACCACCACCGGCGGAACACCGACCTTCATCCCACCCCGACACATCGACCCCGCACAGAGGCCACGCCAAAACCTCCTCCACCGACCACCCACACCCGTGGCCGCCTGA
- a CDS encoding ABC transporter ATP-binding protein: protein MLTVTAISRSFGDHQVLHDVSFDVKPGRMTGFLGANGSGKTTTMRIVLGVLGAHGGEVRWRGERITAANRPQFGYMPEERGLYPKMAIGEQVGWLGRLHGLDRATARANTDRLLDQLGLAERSGDLLEALSLGNQQRVQIAAALVHDPEVLVLDEPFSGLDPLAVEVVLDVLRARAARGAPVLFSSHQLALVEQLCDDVVIISKGRVTAAGSRDELRARYGARRFEVVVDTDAGWLRDVPGVRVVDLDGPRAVFELDTADDQDVLRAALDRGAVRSFTPVVPTLDEIFKEAA from the coding sequence GTGTTGACAGTGACTGCGATCAGCCGGAGCTTCGGGGACCACCAGGTGCTCCACGACGTCTCCTTCGACGTGAAACCAGGCCGGATGACCGGGTTCCTCGGTGCGAACGGCTCCGGCAAGACCACCACCATGCGGATCGTGCTGGGCGTCCTCGGCGCGCACGGCGGCGAGGTGCGCTGGCGCGGTGAGCGGATCACGGCCGCCAACCGACCCCAGTTCGGGTACATGCCCGAGGAGCGGGGGCTGTACCCGAAGATGGCGATCGGCGAGCAGGTCGGCTGGCTCGGCCGCCTGCACGGCCTGGACCGCGCCACCGCGCGGGCCAACACCGACCGGCTGTTGGACCAGCTCGGCCTGGCCGAGCGGTCCGGCGACCTGCTCGAAGCGCTGTCGCTGGGCAACCAGCAGCGCGTGCAGATCGCCGCCGCCCTCGTGCACGACCCCGAGGTGCTGGTGCTGGACGAGCCGTTCTCCGGCCTGGACCCGCTGGCCGTGGAGGTCGTGCTGGACGTGCTGCGCGCCCGCGCGGCGCGCGGTGCGCCGGTGCTGTTCTCCAGCCACCAGCTCGCGCTCGTCGAGCAGCTCTGCGACGACGTCGTGATCATCTCCAAGGGCCGGGTCACCGCCGCCGGCAGCCGCGACGAGCTGCGCGCCCGCTACGGCGCCCGCCGCTTCGAGGTGGTCGTCGACACCGACGCGGGCTGGCTGCGCGACGTGCCCGGCGTCCGCGTCGTCGACCTCGACGGCCCGCGCGCCGTCTTCGAGCTGGACACCGCGGACGACCAGGACGTGCTGCGCGCCGCCCTGGACCGCGGCGCCGTGCGCAGCTTCACCCCGGTCGTACCCACGCTCGACGAGATCTTCAAGGAGGCGGCGTGA
- a CDS encoding ABC transporter permease, whose translation MSIPFTAAARLVAEREVKVLVRTKGFWIGFAVVVLGLFALTVLPKLFDTPDSVAAVGGDTAKVLTAAGFEVREVADRAEAEELVRADEVEAAVVPDGSSDGVRVVALTEPPTDVLTALVTTPPVDLLEPADVSPGERQLVIMVFALVFLMFGMGGAAIAQSTVTEKQTRIVEILVSTIPVRAMLAGKIAGHALLTVGQVVVLALVTPIALRIGGQAELLAVVAPALGWFVPFMVFGFVLLASVWAVAGSLVSRQEDLGSSMGLVVMLVMMPYFGVMFFSDNPTVLGVLSYVPFSSAVAMPVRVFTGSAAVWEGLLSLGVLAASVVGVVLLASRLYEGSLMRTGGKVSLAKAWAKAD comes from the coding sequence GTGAGCATCCCGTTCACCGCGGCGGCCCGGCTGGTCGCCGAACGCGAGGTCAAGGTCCTGGTCCGCACGAAGGGCTTCTGGATCGGGTTCGCCGTCGTCGTGCTCGGCCTGTTCGCCCTCACCGTGCTGCCGAAGCTGTTCGACACCCCCGACTCGGTCGCCGCGGTCGGCGGCGACACCGCGAAGGTGCTGACCGCCGCCGGCTTCGAGGTGCGCGAGGTGGCCGACCGGGCGGAAGCCGAGGAGCTGGTGCGCGCCGACGAGGTCGAGGCGGCCGTCGTGCCCGACGGGTCGTCCGACGGCGTGCGGGTGGTCGCCCTGACCGAACCGCCGACCGACGTGCTCACCGCCCTGGTCACCACACCGCCGGTGGACCTGCTCGAACCGGCCGACGTCTCGCCCGGCGAGCGCCAGTTGGTGATCATGGTCTTCGCCCTGGTGTTCCTCATGTTCGGCATGGGCGGGGCGGCCATCGCGCAGAGCACGGTGACCGAGAAGCAGACCCGCATCGTCGAGATCCTGGTGTCCACGATCCCGGTGCGCGCCATGCTGGCGGGCAAGATCGCCGGGCACGCGCTGCTCACCGTGGGCCAGGTGGTGGTGCTCGCGCTGGTCACGCCCATCGCGCTGCGCATCGGGGGCCAGGCCGAACTGCTCGCCGTCGTGGCGCCCGCCCTGGGGTGGTTCGTCCCCTTCATGGTGTTCGGGTTCGTGCTGCTGGCCTCGGTGTGGGCCGTCGCCGGGTCCCTGGTCAGCCGCCAGGAGGACCTGGGCTCCAGCATGGGCCTGGTCGTGATGCTGGTGATGATGCCGTACTTCGGCGTGATGTTCTTCTCCGACAACCCGACCGTGCTGGGCGTGCTGTCGTACGTGCCGTTCTCGTCGGCGGTCGCCATGCCGGTCCGCGTGTTCACCGGCTCGGCCGCGGTGTGGGAGGGCCTGCTGTCGCTGGGCGTGCTGGCCGCGTCCGTGGTCGGGGTCGTGCTGCTGGCCTCGCGCCTGTACGAGGGGTCCCTCATGCGCACCGGCGGCAAGGTGTCGCTGGCGAAGGCGTGGGCCAAGGCCGACTGA
- a CDS encoding snapalysin family zinc-dependent metalloprotease, whose amino-acid sequence MLVRKVARVAVLVLGLLSPLVAVAGPASAAPVADDVQVLARTLYYDTSQAQEFAADWDTAAANWNKSVTNVRLVKRTTGSTVNIRILADNGWPRAYVTSLGNGTVYMGRQAVQQGYYRPRISTHEIGHILGLPDRRTGLCADLMSGSSAPIACKNDLPNAAERAEVDRRFAGSAALSDVRTAGYSASAVECFVY is encoded by the coding sequence ATGCTCGTGCGCAAGGTCGCGCGTGTCGCAGTGCTCGTGCTGGGTCTGCTGTCACCGCTGGTCGCGGTGGCCGGGCCCGCCTCGGCCGCCCCGGTGGCCGACGACGTGCAGGTGCTGGCGCGCACCCTGTACTACGACACCAGCCAGGCCCAGGAGTTCGCGGCGGACTGGGACACCGCCGCCGCGAACTGGAACAAGTCCGTCACCAACGTCCGGCTGGTCAAGCGGACGACCGGTTCGACGGTCAACATCCGCATCCTGGCGGACAACGGCTGGCCCCGCGCCTACGTGACGTCGCTCGGCAACGGCACCGTCTACATGGGACGTCAGGCGGTCCAGCAGGGCTACTACCGGCCCCGCATCTCCACCCACGAGATCGGCCACATCCTCGGCCTGCCGGACCGGCGGACGGGCCTGTGCGCCGACCTGATGTCCGGTTCCAGCGCGCCCATCGCGTGCAAGAACGACCTGCCGAACGCCGCCGAGCGCGCCGAGGTCGACCGCCGCTTCGCCGGGTCGGCCGCCCTGTCGGACGTCCGGACCGCGGGCTACTCGGCCTCTGCCGTGGAGTGCTTCGTGTACTGA
- a CDS encoding alpha/beta fold hydrolase, with translation MSDNTPTAILVHGAFADGSSWGRVIDRLRAEGVDAIAVSNPLRGLAHDGDYVAAVAGQVDGPVVLVGHSYGGPVITHAGAKAPNVKALVYVASFGIDTGESALGSVEPFPPVELGTSLAPQQFPDGEGTDTEFTIRRDAFPSVFAADLPAEFTATAAATQRPIAARALAEPLAVEPAWKTLPSWFAVATEDNAIHPDSQRAAAKRLGATTVEVRGSHAIAVSRPDEVAALVLAAVRAVA, from the coding sequence ATGAGCGACAACACCCCCACCGCGATCCTGGTCCACGGCGCGTTCGCGGACGGCTCCAGCTGGGGCCGGGTCATCGACCGGCTGCGCGCCGAAGGCGTGGACGCGATCGCGGTGAGCAACCCGCTGCGCGGCCTGGCCCATGACGGCGACTACGTGGCGGCCGTCGCGGGCCAGGTCGACGGGCCCGTCGTGCTGGTCGGCCACTCCTACGGCGGCCCGGTCATCACCCACGCGGGCGCCAAGGCGCCCAACGTGAAGGCCCTGGTCTACGTGGCCTCGTTCGGCATCGACACCGGCGAGAGCGCCCTGGGCTCGGTCGAGCCGTTCCCGCCGGTCGAACTGGGCACGTCCCTCGCGCCGCAGCAGTTCCCCGACGGCGAGGGCACCGACACCGAGTTCACCATCCGGCGCGACGCCTTCCCCAGCGTCTTCGCCGCCGACCTGCCTGCGGAGTTCACCGCGACGGCCGCCGCGACCCAGCGCCCGATCGCCGCCCGCGCCCTGGCCGAGCCGCTGGCCGTCGAGCCGGCGTGGAAGACCCTCCCGTCCTGGTTCGCCGTCGCCACCGAGGACAACGCGATCCACCCGGACTCCCAGCGCGCCGCCGCGAAGCGCCTCGGCGCCACCACCGTCGAGGTGCGGGGCTCGCACGCCATCGCCGTCTCCCGCCCGGACGAGGTGGCGGCCCTGGTCCTCGCGGCGGTCCGAGCCGTCGCCTGA